A window from Citrus sinensis cultivar Valencia sweet orange chromosome 5, DVS_A1.0, whole genome shotgun sequence encodes these proteins:
- the LOC102614528 gene encoding probable hexosyltransferase MUCI70 isoform X2, with product MSSSLFNDSGVSIPISDDDSDELGRMRVRVRRKRKKSLHRVNNELTRRVVRFFMKYWMVLVLVFAIGLLVFEATRIGRKPSMIVKTEQGKVTSQLKEFKRPISDKKSDSTLNRLDPVMKIVHGVKEPCLKMLRPDELENLDLPMNKESSSPIKKVVYLSGNDLPYVGGNSTLSQQPREGTRFNLFTGIQTFDQREESFKVKETAEIHCGFYSERGGFRISDEDKIYMQNCKFVVSTCAFGGGDDLYQPIGMSEASLRKVCYVAFWDEVTRAAQESEGHNIGDDGFIGKWRIVVVKDLPFTDQRLNGKIPKMLAHRLFPRVKFSIWVDSKSQFRRDPLGVLEALLWRTNSVLAISEHGARSSVYDEAKAVVRKNKATPEEVEVQLTQYRHDGLPEDKRFNGKKALNEASVIVREHLPVTNMLMCLWFNEVVRFTSRDQLSFPYVLWRLKVHEKINMFPVCIRKDLVNTIGHVRKAKPLKSFLSSD from the exons ATGTCGTCTTCATTGTTTAACGACAGCGGCGTATCTATCCCGATCTCCGACGATGACTCGGACGAGCTCGGTCGGATGCGAGTCCGAGTTCGCAGAAAGCGCAAGAAAAGCCTCCATCGAGTTAACAATGAGTTGACTCGGCGAGTTGTTAGGTTTTTTATGAAGTACTGGATGGTCCTGGTCCTGGTATTCGCCATTGGATTGCTCGTTTTCGAGGCCACCAGAATTGGAAGGAAACCGAGTATGATTGTTAAAACGGAACAGGGTAAAGTGACGTCACAGCTCAAGGAGTTCAAGAGACCGATTTCCGATAAGAAATCCGACTCCACTTTGAATCGGCTTGATCCGGTTATGAAAATCGTTCACGGTGTTAAGGAAC CTTGCTTGAAGATGTTGCGTCCTGATGAACTTGAGAATCTTGATCTTCCTATGAATAAGGAATCCAGCAGTCCCATAAAGAAAGTGGTTTACTTGTCGGGCAATGACCTACCTTACGTAGGGGGAAACTCCACTCTCTCCCAACAACCCAGAGAAGGCAcaagatttaatttatttacaggAATTCAAACTTTTGATCAGAGAGAGGAAAGTTTCAAG GTGAAAGAAACCGCTGAAATACATTGTGGTTTTTACAGTGAACGTGGAGGGTTTAGAATTTCAGATGAGGACAAAATTTACATGCAAAATTGCAAATTTGTGGTATCTACTTGTGCATTCGGGGGAGGAGATGATCTTTATCAACCAATTGGAATGTCAGAAGCATCACTTCGCAAG GTTTGCTATGTTGCATTTTGGGATGAAGTTACCCGTGCAGCTCAGGAATCAGAGGGGCATAATATTGGTGATGACGGCTTCATTGGGAAATGGCGCATTGTGGTTGTAAAGGATCTTCCTTTCACAGACCAAAGGTTGAATGGTAAAATTCCAAAG ATGTTGGCCCATCGCCTCTTCCCTCGAGTTAAGTTCTCTATATGGGTGGATTCAAAGTCTCAATTTAGGAGGGATCCTTTAGGGGTGTTGGAAGCTCTTCTTTGGCGTACAAATTCTGTGCTTGCAATTTCAGAGCATGGAGCTCGCAGCAGTGTGTATGATGAGGCGAAGGCTGTTGTGCGGAAAAACAAAGCCACTCCAGAAGAAGTTGAGGTGCAGCTGACACAATATCGCCATGATGGCCTCCCAGAGGACAAGAGATTCAATGGAAAGAAAG CTCTAAATGAAGCATCTGTCATTGTGAGGGAGCATTTGCCAGTAACAAATATGCTCATGTGCCTTTGGTTTAATGAGGTGGTTCGATTCACATCTCGTGATCAACTGAGTTTCCCATATGTTCTATGGCGATTGAAAGTGCATGAGAAGATCAACATGTTTCCTGTTTGCATCCGCAAGGATCTTGTTAATACGATAG GTCACGTACGGAAGGCTAAGCCCCTGAAGAGTTTTTTGTCTTCAGACTAA
- the LOC102613359 gene encoding probable E3 ubiquitin-protein ligase ARI2 isoform X2, protein MEDLIRVMDLLSLKEQHARTLLIHYRWDVEKVLAVLVEYGKERLFAKAGLTIVETDDVSSSQVSSSYCCNICFDDVSLEEITTMDCGHYFCNSCWTEHFIVKINEGQSRRITCMEHKCNAICDESKIRCLVRARDSDLADKFDRFMLESYIEDNKRVKWCPSVPHCGNAIRIEVDELREVECACGLQFCFRCSYEAHSPCSCYMWDLWSKKCQDESETVNYIAVHTKHCPKCQKLVEKNGGCNLVSCICGQPFCWLCGAATGSDHTWTSIAGHSCGRYKEDREKETESAKRSLERYIHYYSRYEAHRDSSKLESKMKETMQDNIKILEECSTASSKDFVWLFNGVDRLFRSRRVLAYSYPFAYYMFDGDLFADEMTKGEREMKQNLFEDQQQQFEANIEKLSSFLDEKFHLYNEDEIKDLKLRVIALSATTDNLCRNLYECIETDLLGSLKHSVHEIAPYNTNGIEKASLPSYQDT, encoded by the exons ATGGAGGACTTGATAAGAGTAATGGACTTGCTATCACTGAAGGAACAACATGCAAGAACCTTACTTATTCATTATCGTTGGGATGTCGAAAAAGTGCTTGCAGTGCTTGTAGAGTACGGGAAAGAGCGATTATTTGCCAAAGCAGGCTTAACTATTGTGGAGACTGATGACGTTTCCTCATCCCAAGTTTCATCCAGCTATTGCTGCAATATTTGCTTTGATGATGTGTCTCTAGAAGAAATTACTACTATGGATTGTGGTCACTATTTTTGCAACAGTT GTTGGACCGAGCATTTTATTGTGAAGATAAATGAGGGCCAGAGTAGACGCATTACATGCATGGAACACAAGTGCAATGCTATCTGTGATGAATCAAAAATCAGATGTTTAGTTAGAGCAAGAGATTCTGACCTTGCTGATAAATTTGATCGTTTCATGTTAGAATCATATATAGAGGATAATAAAAGAGTGAAATGGTGCCCCAGTGTTCCACATTGTGGAAATGCAATAAGAATTGAGGTTGATGAACTTCGTGAAGTTGAGTGTGCATGTGGGctacaattttgttttaggTGCTCATATGAAGCACACTCGCCTTGTTCGTGTTACATGTGGGACCTCTGGTCCAAGAAATGCCAGGATGAATCCGAGACAGTTAATTATATTGCGGTCCATACAAAACATTGCCCAAAATGTCAAAAACTAGTTGAAAAGAATGGAGGTTGCAACCTAGTATCCTGTATCTGTGGGCAACCATTTTG TTGGCTTTGTGGTGCTGCCACTGGTTCCGATCATACTTGGACCTCTATTGCTGGTCACAGTTGTGGGCGATACAAAGAAGACCGTGAAAAGGAAACTGAGTCTGCTAAGAGGAGTCTTGAGCGCTATATTCACTACTACAGTCGCTACGAAGCCCATAGGGATTCTTCTAAGCTTGAATCTAAGATGAAGGAAACCATGCAGGATAACATAAAAATACTGGAGGAATGTTCAACAGCATCATCTAAAGACTTCGTTTGGCTATTCAATGGGGTTGATAGGCTATTCAGATCGAGGCGGGTTCTTGCATATTCTTACCCATTTGCATATTACATGTTTGATGGTGATCTATTTGCGGATGAAATGACAAAGGGGGAAAGGGAAATGAAACAGAACTTGTTTGAGGACCAACAGCAGCAGTTTGAGGCAAACATTGAGAAGCTTTCATCGTTTCTGGATgagaaatttcatttatacAATGAAGACGAAATTAAGGATTTGAAATTGAGGGTCATTGCTCTTTCTGCGACCACTGATAATCTCTGCCGAAATCT GTATGAATGTATTGAGACCGATCTGCTGGGTTCGCTCAAGCATTCGGTTCACGAGATTGCTCCTTATAATACAAACGGCATTGAGAAAGCTTCACTTCCTAGTTACCAGGACACCTAA
- the LOC102613837 gene encoding probable E3 ubiquitin-protein ligase ARI2 isoform X1 — translation MEDYGNSDDEHQYLDDDEVDIDDNGYGFEAPETENMARASASSMVIPKESLLAAQMGDLLRVMDLLSVKEKHARTLLIHYRWDVEKVFAVLVEEGKDKLFAQAGVTVVENDHQVPLSQCSSTFCCNICCDDVSPQEVTTMDCGHCFCNNCWTEHFIVKINDGQSRRIKCMALKCNVVCDEAKIRCLVSARDSNIADKFERFLLESYIDDNRRVKWCPSVPHCGNAIQVEADELCEVECACGFQFCFSCSSVAHSPCSCLMWELWSKKFEVESLSLNWISSHTKPCPKCCKPIEKNGGCNMVRCKCGITFNWISGLEYSNGYIEVSEKRPEHGKWRLESYYHCHKLYKAHTESFRLEYEMKEDIQDKIKILGEKDTSSKDFGWIKDGLNKLFRARRILSFSYPFAFYMFADDLLKNEMTREERKIKQNFFEDQQQQFETNIERLSLILEENFEKYSEHQLKDFRMRVITQSVTADYLCRNLYEWIEADLLGSLKHSVHKIAPFNSAAVEKASKIPYC, via the exons atgGAGGACTACGGAAATAGTGATGACGAGCACCAGTATCTTGATGACGATGAAGTCGATATTGATGATAATGGATACGGCTTTGAAGCCCCTGAGACTGAGAACATGGCCAGAGCTAGTGCGTCCAGTATG GTAATACCAAAAGAATCACTTTTGGCTGCACAG ATGGGGGACTTGCTAAGAGTAATGGACTTGCTATCAGTGAAGGAAAAACATGCACGAACCTTACTCATCCATTATCGTTGGGACGTAGAAAAAGTGTTTGCAGTGCTTGTAGAGGAGggaaaagataaattatttgcTCAAGCAGGGGTAACAGTTGTAGAGAATGATCATCAAGTTCCCTTATCCCAGTGTTCATCCACTTTTTGTTGCAATATTTGCTGTGATGACGTGTCTCCTCAAGAAGTTACTACCATGGACTGTGGTCATTGTTTTTGCAACAATT GTTGGACTGAACATTTTATCGTGAAGATAAACGATGGGCAAAGTAGACGCATTAAGTGCATGGCACTCAAATGCAATGTTGTGTGTGATGAAGCAAAGATAAGATGTTTAGTTAGCGCAAGGGATTCTAATATTGCTGATAAATTTGAGCGATTCTTGTTAGAATCATATATTGATGATAATAGAAGAGTTAAATGGTGCCCTAGTGTCCCACATTGTGGAAATGCAATACAAGTTGAGGCTGATGAACTTTGTGAGGTTGAATGTGCTTGTGGGTtccaattttgttttagttgCTCATCTGTAGCACACTCGCCTTGTTCGTGCCTAATGTGGGAACTCTGGTCCAAGAAGTTTGAGGTAGAATCCCTTTCGCTTAATTGGATCTCTTCCCACACAAAACCTTGCCCAAAATGTTGCAAGCCAATTGAAAAGAATGGGGGTTGCAACATGGTGCGCTGCAAGTGTGGGATCACATTCAA TTGGATTTCCGGTTTGGAATATTCAAACGGATATATAGAAGTTTCGGAAAAGAGACCTGAGCATGGGAAGTGGAGGCTTGAAAGCTATTATCACTGCCACAAACTGTACAAAGCTCATACAGAATCTTTTAGGCTTGAGTATGAGATGAAGGAAGACATAcaggataaaataaaaatactggGTGAAAAGGACACATCATCCAAGGACTTTGGCTGGATAAAGGATGGACTGAATAAGCTCTTTAGAGCAAGGCGGATCCTTTCATTTTCGTACCCATTTGCATTTTACATGTTTGCCGATGACCTGTTGAAAAATGAGATGACAAGAGaggaaaggaaaataaagcaaaactTTTTTGAGGACCAACAGCAGCAGTTTGAGACCAACATTGAGAGGCTTTCATTGattttagaagaaaattttgagaaatattccgAGCACCAACTTAAGGATTTCAGAATGAGGGTCATTACTCAATCAGTCACCGCTGATTATCTCTGCCGGAATTT GTACGAATGGATTGAAGCGGATCTACTGGGTTCTCTCAAGCATTCGGTTCATAAAATAGCTCCTTTCAACTCAGCAGCTGTAGAGAAAGCTTCAAAAATTCCTTATTGTTGA
- the LOC102613359 gene encoding probable E3 ubiquitin-protein ligase ARI2 isoform X1, with protein sequence MGEYRSSDDDYDYDYDYYDDDDEVDFVDDDENAAELEAAVEPEIPPNSCPSSKVITKESLLAAQMEDLIRVMDLLSLKEQHARTLLIHYRWDVEKVLAVLVEYGKERLFAKAGLTIVETDDVSSSQVSSSYCCNICFDDVSLEEITTMDCGHYFCNSCWTEHFIVKINEGQSRRITCMEHKCNAICDESKIRCLVRARDSDLADKFDRFMLESYIEDNKRVKWCPSVPHCGNAIRIEVDELREVECACGLQFCFRCSYEAHSPCSCYMWDLWSKKCQDESETVNYIAVHTKHCPKCQKLVEKNGGCNLVSCICGQPFCWLCGAATGSDHTWTSIAGHSCGRYKEDREKETESAKRSLERYIHYYSRYEAHRDSSKLESKMKETMQDNIKILEECSTASSKDFVWLFNGVDRLFRSRRVLAYSYPFAYYMFDGDLFADEMTKGEREMKQNLFEDQQQQFEANIEKLSSFLDEKFHLYNEDEIKDLKLRVIALSATTDNLCRNLYECIETDLLGSLKHSVHEIAPYNTNGIEKASLPSYQDT encoded by the exons ATGGGGGAATACAGGAGTAGCGACgatgattatgattatgattatgattattacgatgatgatgacgaagttgattttgttgatgacGATGAGAATGCCGCCGAACTGGAAGCCGCCGTTGAGCCCGAAATTCCGCCTAATTCTTGTCCTTCCAGTAAG GTAATTACAAAAGAATCGCTCTTGGCAGCACAG ATGGAGGACTTGATAAGAGTAATGGACTTGCTATCACTGAAGGAACAACATGCAAGAACCTTACTTATTCATTATCGTTGGGATGTCGAAAAAGTGCTTGCAGTGCTTGTAGAGTACGGGAAAGAGCGATTATTTGCCAAAGCAGGCTTAACTATTGTGGAGACTGATGACGTTTCCTCATCCCAAGTTTCATCCAGCTATTGCTGCAATATTTGCTTTGATGATGTGTCTCTAGAAGAAATTACTACTATGGATTGTGGTCACTATTTTTGCAACAGTT GTTGGACCGAGCATTTTATTGTGAAGATAAATGAGGGCCAGAGTAGACGCATTACATGCATGGAACACAAGTGCAATGCTATCTGTGATGAATCAAAAATCAGATGTTTAGTTAGAGCAAGAGATTCTGACCTTGCTGATAAATTTGATCGTTTCATGTTAGAATCATATATAGAGGATAATAAAAGAGTGAAATGGTGCCCCAGTGTTCCACATTGTGGAAATGCAATAAGAATTGAGGTTGATGAACTTCGTGAAGTTGAGTGTGCATGTGGGctacaattttgttttaggTGCTCATATGAAGCACACTCGCCTTGTTCGTGTTACATGTGGGACCTCTGGTCCAAGAAATGCCAGGATGAATCCGAGACAGTTAATTATATTGCGGTCCATACAAAACATTGCCCAAAATGTCAAAAACTAGTTGAAAAGAATGGAGGTTGCAACCTAGTATCCTGTATCTGTGGGCAACCATTTTG TTGGCTTTGTGGTGCTGCCACTGGTTCCGATCATACTTGGACCTCTATTGCTGGTCACAGTTGTGGGCGATACAAAGAAGACCGTGAAAAGGAAACTGAGTCTGCTAAGAGGAGTCTTGAGCGCTATATTCACTACTACAGTCGCTACGAAGCCCATAGGGATTCTTCTAAGCTTGAATCTAAGATGAAGGAAACCATGCAGGATAACATAAAAATACTGGAGGAATGTTCAACAGCATCATCTAAAGACTTCGTTTGGCTATTCAATGGGGTTGATAGGCTATTCAGATCGAGGCGGGTTCTTGCATATTCTTACCCATTTGCATATTACATGTTTGATGGTGATCTATTTGCGGATGAAATGACAAAGGGGGAAAGGGAAATGAAACAGAACTTGTTTGAGGACCAACAGCAGCAGTTTGAGGCAAACATTGAGAAGCTTTCATCGTTTCTGGATgagaaatttcatttatacAATGAAGACGAAATTAAGGATTTGAAATTGAGGGTCATTGCTCTTTCTGCGACCACTGATAATCTCTGCCGAAATCT GTATGAATGTATTGAGACCGATCTGCTGGGTTCGCTCAAGCATTCGGTTCACGAGATTGCTCCTTATAATACAAACGGCATTGAGAAAGCTTCACTTCCTAGTTACCAGGACACCTAA
- the LOC102615210 gene encoding 30S ribosomal protein S9, chloroplastic translates to MAMSPAISPLTSSLSSLSFSSQISQKPGIPFVSLHRSKSISISPKNDKTPKLVVSATEAAPAELETTDLKKYVKSRLPGGFAAQTIFGTGRRKCAIARVVLQEGTGKFIINYRDAKEYLQGNPLWLQYIKVPLVTLGYETSYDVFVKAHGGGLSGQAQAITLGVARALLKVSQDHRSPLKKEGLLTRDSRVVERKKAGLHKARKAPQYSKR, encoded by the exons ATGGCAATGTCACCCGCAATATCTCCTCTCACATCTTCCCTCTCTTCCCTTTCATTTTCCTCCCAAATTTCTCAGAAACCAGGCATCCCCTTTGTCTCATTACACAGGTCCAAATCGATATCCATCTCtccaaaaaatgataaaacccCAAAACTGGTAGTATCGGCCACAGAAGCTGCGCCAGCTGAACTGGAAACAACTGACCTCAAGAAATACGTCAAGTCGAGGCTTCCCGGTGGCTTTGCGGCTCAAACTATTTTTGGAACGGGCCGTCGGAAATGCGCCATTGCTCGTGTCGTCCTCCAAGAAGGCACCGGCAAATTCATCATCAACTACCGCGATGCCAAg GAATATCTTCAAGGCAATCCACTATGGCTACAGTATATAAAAGTCCCTTTGGTAACTTTGGGTTATGAAACTAGCTATGATGTTTTTGTGAAAGCTCATGGTGGCGGCCTCTCTGGTCAAGCTCAAGCAATAACACTCGGCGTTGCTCGTGCATTGTTGAAGGTGAGCCAGGACCATAGATCCCCTCTGAAAAAGGAAGGCCTTCTGACTAGAGATTCCAGAGTAGTAGAGAGGAAAAAAGCTGGACTCCATAAAGCCCGCAAAGCCCCACAGTATTCCAAACGTTGA
- the LOC102613837 gene encoding probable E3 ubiquitin-protein ligase ARI2 isoform X2: MGDLLRVMDLLSVKEKHARTLLIHYRWDVEKVFAVLVEEGKDKLFAQAGVTVVENDHQVPLSQCSSTFCCNICCDDVSPQEVTTMDCGHCFCNNCWTEHFIVKINDGQSRRIKCMALKCNVVCDEAKIRCLVSARDSNIADKFERFLLESYIDDNRRVKWCPSVPHCGNAIQVEADELCEVECACGFQFCFSCSSVAHSPCSCLMWELWSKKFEVESLSLNWISSHTKPCPKCCKPIEKNGGCNMVRCKCGITFNWISGLEYSNGYIEVSEKRPEHGKWRLESYYHCHKLYKAHTESFRLEYEMKEDIQDKIKILGEKDTSSKDFGWIKDGLNKLFRARRILSFSYPFAFYMFADDLLKNEMTREERKIKQNFFEDQQQQFETNIERLSLILEENFEKYSEHQLKDFRMRVITQSVTADYLCRNLYEWIEADLLGSLKHSVHKIAPFNSAAVEKASKIPYC; encoded by the exons ATGGGGGACTTGCTAAGAGTAATGGACTTGCTATCAGTGAAGGAAAAACATGCACGAACCTTACTCATCCATTATCGTTGGGACGTAGAAAAAGTGTTTGCAGTGCTTGTAGAGGAGggaaaagataaattatttgcTCAAGCAGGGGTAACAGTTGTAGAGAATGATCATCAAGTTCCCTTATCCCAGTGTTCATCCACTTTTTGTTGCAATATTTGCTGTGATGACGTGTCTCCTCAAGAAGTTACTACCATGGACTGTGGTCATTGTTTTTGCAACAATT GTTGGACTGAACATTTTATCGTGAAGATAAACGATGGGCAAAGTAGACGCATTAAGTGCATGGCACTCAAATGCAATGTTGTGTGTGATGAAGCAAAGATAAGATGTTTAGTTAGCGCAAGGGATTCTAATATTGCTGATAAATTTGAGCGATTCTTGTTAGAATCATATATTGATGATAATAGAAGAGTTAAATGGTGCCCTAGTGTCCCACATTGTGGAAATGCAATACAAGTTGAGGCTGATGAACTTTGTGAGGTTGAATGTGCTTGTGGGTtccaattttgttttagttgCTCATCTGTAGCACACTCGCCTTGTTCGTGCCTAATGTGGGAACTCTGGTCCAAGAAGTTTGAGGTAGAATCCCTTTCGCTTAATTGGATCTCTTCCCACACAAAACCTTGCCCAAAATGTTGCAAGCCAATTGAAAAGAATGGGGGTTGCAACATGGTGCGCTGCAAGTGTGGGATCACATTCAA TTGGATTTCCGGTTTGGAATATTCAAACGGATATATAGAAGTTTCGGAAAAGAGACCTGAGCATGGGAAGTGGAGGCTTGAAAGCTATTATCACTGCCACAAACTGTACAAAGCTCATACAGAATCTTTTAGGCTTGAGTATGAGATGAAGGAAGACATAcaggataaaataaaaatactggGTGAAAAGGACACATCATCCAAGGACTTTGGCTGGATAAAGGATGGACTGAATAAGCTCTTTAGAGCAAGGCGGATCCTTTCATTTTCGTACCCATTTGCATTTTACATGTTTGCCGATGACCTGTTGAAAAATGAGATGACAAGAGaggaaaggaaaataaagcaaaactTTTTTGAGGACCAACAGCAGCAGTTTGAGACCAACATTGAGAGGCTTTCATTGattttagaagaaaattttgagaaatattccgAGCACCAACTTAAGGATTTCAGAATGAGGGTCATTACTCAATCAGTCACCGCTGATTATCTCTGCCGGAATTT GTACGAATGGATTGAAGCGGATCTACTGGGTTCTCTCAAGCATTCGGTTCATAAAATAGCTCCTTTCAACTCAGCAGCTGTAGAGAAAGCTTCAAAAATTCCTTATTGTTGA
- the LOC102614528 gene encoding probable hexosyltransferase MUCI70 isoform X1, giving the protein MSSSLFNDSGVSIPISDDDSDELGRMRVRVRRKRKKSLHRVNNELTRRVVRFFMKYWMVLVLVFAIGLLVFEATRIGRKPSMIVKTEQGKVTSQLKEFKRPISDKKSDSTLNRLDPVMKIVHGVKEPCLKMLRPDELENLDLPMNKESSSPIKKVVYLSGNDLPYVGGNSTLSQQPREGTRFNLFTGIQTFDQREESFKVKETAEIHCGFYSERGGFRISDEDKIYMQNCKFVVSTCAFGGGDDLYQPIGMSEASLRKVCYVAFWDEVTRAAQESEGHNIGDDGFIGKWRIVVVKDLPFTDQRLNGKIPKMLAHRLFPRVKFSIWVDSKSQFRRDPLGVLEALLWRTNSVLAISEHGARSSVYDEAKAVVRKNKATPEEVEVQLTQYRHDGLPEDKRFNGKKALNEASVIVREHLPVTNMLMCLWFNEVVRFTSRDQLSFPYVLWRLKVHEKINMFPVCIRKDLVNTIGHVRKAKPLKSFFPAD; this is encoded by the exons ATGTCGTCTTCATTGTTTAACGACAGCGGCGTATCTATCCCGATCTCCGACGATGACTCGGACGAGCTCGGTCGGATGCGAGTCCGAGTTCGCAGAAAGCGCAAGAAAAGCCTCCATCGAGTTAACAATGAGTTGACTCGGCGAGTTGTTAGGTTTTTTATGAAGTACTGGATGGTCCTGGTCCTGGTATTCGCCATTGGATTGCTCGTTTTCGAGGCCACCAGAATTGGAAGGAAACCGAGTATGATTGTTAAAACGGAACAGGGTAAAGTGACGTCACAGCTCAAGGAGTTCAAGAGACCGATTTCCGATAAGAAATCCGACTCCACTTTGAATCGGCTTGATCCGGTTATGAAAATCGTTCACGGTGTTAAGGAAC CTTGCTTGAAGATGTTGCGTCCTGATGAACTTGAGAATCTTGATCTTCCTATGAATAAGGAATCCAGCAGTCCCATAAAGAAAGTGGTTTACTTGTCGGGCAATGACCTACCTTACGTAGGGGGAAACTCCACTCTCTCCCAACAACCCAGAGAAGGCAcaagatttaatttatttacaggAATTCAAACTTTTGATCAGAGAGAGGAAAGTTTCAAG GTGAAAGAAACCGCTGAAATACATTGTGGTTTTTACAGTGAACGTGGAGGGTTTAGAATTTCAGATGAGGACAAAATTTACATGCAAAATTGCAAATTTGTGGTATCTACTTGTGCATTCGGGGGAGGAGATGATCTTTATCAACCAATTGGAATGTCAGAAGCATCACTTCGCAAG GTTTGCTATGTTGCATTTTGGGATGAAGTTACCCGTGCAGCTCAGGAATCAGAGGGGCATAATATTGGTGATGACGGCTTCATTGGGAAATGGCGCATTGTGGTTGTAAAGGATCTTCCTTTCACAGACCAAAGGTTGAATGGTAAAATTCCAAAG ATGTTGGCCCATCGCCTCTTCCCTCGAGTTAAGTTCTCTATATGGGTGGATTCAAAGTCTCAATTTAGGAGGGATCCTTTAGGGGTGTTGGAAGCTCTTCTTTGGCGTACAAATTCTGTGCTTGCAATTTCAGAGCATGGAGCTCGCAGCAGTGTGTATGATGAGGCGAAGGCTGTTGTGCGGAAAAACAAAGCCACTCCAGAAGAAGTTGAGGTGCAGCTGACACAATATCGCCATGATGGCCTCCCAGAGGACAAGAGATTCAATGGAAAGAAAG CTCTAAATGAAGCATCTGTCATTGTGAGGGAGCATTTGCCAGTAACAAATATGCTCATGTGCCTTTGGTTTAATGAGGTGGTTCGATTCACATCTCGTGATCAACTGAGTTTCCCATATGTTCTATGGCGATTGAAAGTGCATGAGAAGATCAACATGTTTCCTGTTTGCATCCGCAAGGATCTTGTTAATACGATAGGTCACGTACGGAAGGCTAAGCCCCTGAAGAGTTTTTTTCCTGCAGACTAA